The following are from one region of the Candidatus Dadabacteria bacterium genome:
- a CDS encoding LLM class flavin-dependent oxidoreductase, whose translation MGKEIKFGLSAPMPGADVDGLVNFSVKADQLGFDTIWYPDHLLFVAPGAIAPEAWTVAAAAAMRTENIALGTVSDPHRMHPAVFAQRLATVDQLSKGRVVLSLGVGESMNLDAFGIEWGKPLSKLRESIEVMELLWETDEPADFNGQFYNLESAFLQIKPYERNKIPFYMATHTPKGLQLTGEKGDGWLPIDLNPDLYSHYLGEIKAAADNAGRSLDNGFDPALWVFTSLGESVDAAYETLEPFKYVLVMQDQLLKAGYDVEIPEEYHGLNYFNIVPTDEEGRQRFRQLGQLFPREAILDFTITGSKKDCIEKIEKFIDAGVRNFVLFYRFSPDPDLALETYSKEIIPYFK comes from the coding sequence ATGCCAGGAGCTGACGTTGACGGACTCGTAAATTTTTCGGTAAAGGCCGACCAGCTTGGATTCGACACCATATGGTACCCCGATCATCTGCTTTTCGTGGCACCGGGAGCCATCGCTCCCGAGGCGTGGACCGTAGCTGCGGCGGCAGCGATGAGAACGGAAAACATAGCTTTGGGAACGGTTTCCGATCCCCACAGAATGCATCCTGCCGTTTTCGCCCAGAGGCTCGCAACTGTTGACCAGCTTTCAAAGGGTAGGGTAGTGCTCTCCCTCGGGGTAGGCGAATCGATGAATCTTGACGCGTTTGGAATCGAGTGGGGAAAACCTCTTTCGAAGCTCAGAGAATCCATAGAAGTCATGGAACTTCTTTGGGAAACCGACGAACCCGCGGACTTTAACGGGCAGTTCTACAATCTCGAGAGCGCGTTTTTGCAGATAAAACCCTACGAGAGAAACAAAATACCGTTTTACATGGCTACCCACACCCCAAAAGGACTTCAGTTGACGGGAGAAAAAGGCGACGGGTGGCTGCCGATAGATCTAAATCCCGATCTCTACTCCCATTACCTGGGAGAAATAAAGGCCGCGGCGGATAACGCGGGAAGGTCGCTTGACAACGGTTTCGATCCCGCTTTATGGGTATTCACCTCTCTTGGAGAAAGCGTTGATGCCGCCTACGAGACGCTTGAACCCTTCAAGTACGTACTGGTTATGCAGGACCAGCTGCTGAAGGCCGGATACGATGTCGAGATACCCGAAGAATATCACGGTCTTAACTACTTCAACATAGTTCCGACGGATGAAGAGGGAAGGCAGAGGTTCAGGCAGCTCGGACAGCTTTTCCCGAGAGAAGCCATACTTGATTTCACAATTACGGGGTCGAAAAAAGACTGCATAGAAAAAATCGAGAAATTTATAGACGCCGGGGTAAGAAATTTCGTCTTGTTCTACAGGTTCAGCCCCGATCCTGATCTGGCGCTTGAGACTTACTCGAAGGAAATAATTCCTTATTTCAAATAA